One segment of Pseudomonas sp. FP2196 DNA contains the following:
- a CDS encoding glutamine synthetase family protein gives MSVPLRTVQLNEANAFLKKYPEVLYVDLLIADMNGVVRGKRIERTSLHKVYEKGINLPASLFALDINGSTVESTGLGLDIGDADRICYPIPGTLSIEPWQKRPTAQLLMTMHELEGQPFFADPREVLANVVRKFDDMGLTICAAFELEFYLIDQDNVNGRPQSPRSPVSGKRPVSTQVYLIDDLDEYVDCLQDILEGAKEQGIPADAIVKESAPAQFEVNLHHVSDPIKACDYAVLLKRLVKNIAYDHEMDTTFMAKPYPGQAGNGLHVHISILDKEGNNIFASEDPEQNAALRHAIGGVLETLPAQMAFLCPNVNSYRRFGAQFYVPNSSSWGIDNRTVAVRVPTGSADAVRIEHRVAGADANPYLLMASVLAGIHHGLTNQIEPGAPVEGNSYEQNEQSLPNNLRDALRELDDSEVMARYIDPLYIDVFVACKESELAEFENSISDLEYNWYLHTV, from the coding sequence ATGTCGGTCCCTCTGCGTACCGTTCAACTCAACGAAGCAAACGCATTCCTTAAGAAATATCCTGAGGTTTTGTACGTCGACCTTCTGATTGCGGATATGAACGGTGTGGTGCGCGGCAAGCGCATCGAACGCACCAGTCTTCATAAGGTTTACGAGAAAGGCATCAACCTGCCGGCCTCGCTCTTCGCCCTCGACATCAATGGCTCCACGGTGGAAAGCACCGGCCTGGGTCTGGACATCGGCGACGCTGACCGCATCTGCTACCCGATCCCCGGCACCCTGAGCATCGAGCCGTGGCAGAAGCGCCCAACCGCACAATTGCTGATGACCATGCACGAACTGGAAGGCCAGCCGTTCTTTGCTGACCCGCGTGAAGTGTTGGCCAATGTCGTGCGCAAGTTCGATGACATGGGCCTGACCATCTGCGCCGCGTTCGAACTCGAGTTCTACCTGATCGACCAGGACAACGTGAACGGCCGTCCGCAGTCGCCGCGTTCACCGGTATCGGGCAAGCGTCCTGTGTCGACTCAGGTCTACCTGATCGATGACCTCGACGAATACGTCGACTGCCTGCAAGACATCCTCGAAGGTGCGAAAGAGCAGGGCATCCCGGCTGACGCCATCGTCAAGGAAAGCGCCCCGGCGCAGTTCGAAGTCAACCTGCATCACGTTTCCGATCCGATCAAGGCGTGCGACTACGCCGTCCTGCTCAAGCGTCTGGTGAAGAACATCGCCTACGACCACGAGATGGACACCACTTTCATGGCCAAGCCGTATCCGGGCCAGGCGGGCAACGGTCTGCACGTGCACATTTCGATTCTGGACAAAGAAGGCAACAACATCTTCGCCAGCGAGGATCCCGAGCAGAACGCCGCGTTGCGACACGCCATCGGCGGTGTGCTGGAGACCCTGCCTGCGCAAATGGCGTTCCTGTGCCCGAACGTCAACTCGTACCGCCGCTTCGGCGCACAGTTCTACGTGCCGAACTCGTCGAGCTGGGGCATCGACAACCGCACTGTTGCGGTACGAGTGCCGACCGGTTCCGCCGACGCCGTGCGCATCGAGCATCGTGTCGCCGGTGCCGACGCCAACCCGTACCTGCTGATGGCTTCGGTGCTGGCCGGTATTCACCACGGCCTGACCAACCAGATCGAACCAGGCGCGCCAGTCGAAGGCAACAGTTACGAACAGAACGAGCAAAGCCTGCCGAACAACCTGCGCGACGCACTGCGCGAGCTGGACGACAGCGAAGTCATGGCCCGCTACATCGACCCGCTGTACATCGACGTGTTCGTCGCGTGCAAGGAAAGCGAGCTGGCCGAGTTTGAGAACTCGATCTCTGACCTTGAGTACAACTGGTATCTGCATACCGTTTAA
- a CDS encoding gamma-glutamyl-gamma-aminobutyrate hydrolase family protein has product MAFKPLIGVTACVKQIGLHPYHISGDKYVRAVSVGAEGLPVVIPSLGNLTEIEDLLGQLDGLLLTGSPSNVEPFHYQGPASAPGTDHDPARDATTLPLLRAAIAAGVPVLGICRGFQEMNVAFGGSLHQKVHELPGMLDHREADSPDVAVQYAPAHAVTVLGGGVFEALALPGEFQVNSIHSQGIDRLAPGLRAEAVAPDGLIEAISVEHSPTFALGVQWHPEWQVLDNPNYLKIFQAFGEACRQRAARRNQR; this is encoded by the coding sequence ATGGCATTCAAGCCATTGATCGGCGTTACAGCGTGCGTCAAACAGATTGGCCTGCACCCCTATCACATCAGCGGCGACAAGTACGTACGTGCTGTCAGCGTTGGCGCTGAAGGGTTACCGGTGGTCATTCCTTCCCTTGGCAACCTGACTGAAATCGAAGACCTGCTCGGTCAACTCGACGGTCTGCTGCTGACCGGCTCTCCATCGAATGTGGAACCTTTCCACTATCAAGGCCCGGCCAGCGCTCCCGGTACGGATCACGATCCGGCGCGGGATGCCACCACCCTTCCTTTATTGCGTGCAGCCATTGCGGCGGGCGTTCCGGTGCTCGGCATTTGCCGGGGCTTCCAGGAAATGAACGTGGCATTTGGCGGCAGCCTGCATCAAAAGGTGCATGAGCTGCCGGGCATGCTTGATCACCGCGAAGCCGACAGCCCGGACGTGGCTGTGCAATACGCACCGGCTCACGCCGTCACGGTGCTTGGCGGCGGCGTGTTCGAAGCGCTGGCGTTGCCGGGCGAGTTCCAGGTCAACTCGATCCACAGTCAGGGCATCGACCGCCTCGCCCCCGGCTTGCGCGCCGAAGCGGTGGCGCCAGATGGCCTGATCGAGGCGATCTCGGTGGAGCACAGCCCGACCTTTGCCCTCGGCGTGCAATGGCACCCGGAATGGCAGGTGCTGGACAACCCGAACTACCTGAAGATTTTTCAGGCCTTCGGCGAGGCTTGCCGGCAACGGGCGGCGCGACGCAACCAGCGCTGA
- the potA gene encoding polyamine ABC transporter ATP-binding protein, translating into MANASSTYRKALEGHQQPKKVLVKVDRVTKKFDETTAVDDVSLEIHQGEIFALLGGSGSGKSTLLRMLAGFERPTEGRILLDGVDITDMPPYERPINMMFQSYALFPHMTVAQNIAFGLKQDRLPASEIDARVEEMLRLVHMTQYAKRKPHQLSGGQRQRVALARSLAKRPKLLLLDEPMGALDKKLRSQMQLELVEIIERVGVTCVMVTHDQEEAMTMAERIAIMHLGWIAQIGSPVDIYEAPVSRMVCEFIGNVNAFDGTVVEDLEGHAIIHSPDLQQKIYVGHGVSTSVQDKSITYAIRPEKMLVSTTQPEFRYNWSEGKVHDIAYLGGHSVFYVELPGGKIVQSFMANAERRGARPTWDDKVYVWWEDDSGVVLRS; encoded by the coding sequence ATGGCAAACGCCTCCAGCACTTACAGGAAGGCTCTTGAAGGTCATCAGCAACCGAAAAAGGTTCTGGTGAAAGTTGATCGCGTGACCAAGAAGTTCGACGAAACCACTGCGGTGGACGATGTGTCCCTGGAGATCCATCAGGGTGAAATCTTCGCCCTGCTCGGCGGCTCCGGCTCGGGCAAATCGACGCTGCTGCGCATGCTCGCCGGTTTCGAACGGCCGACTGAAGGACGCATTCTGCTCGACGGTGTCGACATCACCGACATGCCGCCGTACGAGCGGCCGATCAACATGATGTTCCAGTCCTACGCGCTGTTCCCACACATGACCGTCGCGCAAAACATCGCCTTCGGCCTCAAGCAGGACCGTTTGCCGGCCAGCGAAATCGACGCCCGGGTCGAAGAAATGCTGCGCCTGGTGCACATGACCCAATACGCCAAACGCAAACCCCATCAGTTGTCCGGCGGTCAGCGCCAGCGCGTCGCCCTCGCCCGCTCGCTGGCCAAGCGTCCGAAGCTGTTGCTGCTCGATGAGCCGATGGGGGCGCTGGATAAAAAGCTGCGCTCGCAGATGCAGCTGGAACTGGTCGAGATCATCGAACGCGTCGGCGTGACCTGTGTGATGGTGACCCACGATCAGGAAGAAGCCATGACCATGGCCGAACGCATCGCGATCATGCACCTGGGCTGGATCGCCCAGATCGGCAGCCCGGTCGACATTTACGAAGCACCGGTCAGCCGCATGGTCTGCGAGTTCATCGGTAACGTGAACGCCTTCGACGGCACCGTGGTGGAAGACCTTGAAGGCCACGCCATCATCCACAGCCCGGATTTGCAGCAGAAGATCTACGTCGGTCACGGCGTCAGCACCTCGGTACAGGACAAGTCGATCACCTACGCAATCCGCCCGGAAAAAATGCTCGTCAGCACCACCCAGCCGGAGTTCCGCTACAACTGGTCCGAAGGCAAGGTGCATGACATCGCCTACCTCGGCGGTCACTCGGTGTTCTACGTCGAATTGCCTGGCGGCAAAATCGTCCAGTCGTTCATGGCCAACGCTGAACGCCGTGGCGCGCGACCGACCTGGGACGACAAGGTTTACGTCTGGTGGGAAGACGACAGCGGCGTGGTACTGCGCTCATGA
- a CDS encoding ABC transporter permease subunit, translated as MPSGRKLVIGIPFIWLFLFFMLPFFLVMKISFSEAALSIPPYSEIYTYAEQKFQLLLNIGNYTLLGEDELYLSAYLGSLKVAALSTLMCLVIGFPMAYAITKTGKETQNVLLLLIMMPTWTAILIRVYAWMGILSNNGLLNGFLMWTGLTDHPIEILNTNTAVYIGVVYAYLPFMVLPLYANLVKHDGSLLEAASDLGSSNFNNFWKITVPLAKNGIIAGCMLVFIPVVGEFVIPELLGGPETLMIGRVLWQEFFNNRDWPVASALAVVMLLILIVPILLFNRSQAKEMEARG; from the coding sequence GTGCCCAGCGGACGAAAACTGGTGATCGGCATTCCGTTCATCTGGCTGTTTCTGTTCTTCATGCTGCCGTTCTTTCTGGTGATGAAGATCAGCTTCTCGGAAGCCGCGTTGTCGATCCCGCCGTACTCGGAGATCTACACCTACGCCGAACAGAAATTCCAGCTGCTGCTGAACATCGGCAACTACACCCTGCTCGGCGAAGACGAGCTGTATCTGTCGGCCTACCTCGGTTCGTTGAAGGTCGCCGCACTGAGCACGTTGATGTGCCTGGTGATCGGTTTCCCGATGGCCTACGCGATCACCAAGACCGGCAAGGAAACCCAAAACGTCCTGCTGCTGTTGATCATGATGCCGACCTGGACGGCGATCCTGATCCGCGTTTACGCGTGGATGGGCATTCTCAGCAACAACGGTTTGCTCAACGGTTTTCTGATGTGGACGGGGCTGACCGATCACCCGATCGAGATCCTCAACACCAACACCGCGGTGTATATCGGCGTGGTCTATGCCTATCTGCCATTCATGGTGTTGCCGCTGTACGCCAACCTGGTGAAGCACGATGGCAGCCTGTTGGAAGCCGCGTCGGACCTGGGTTCGAGCAACTTCAACAACTTCTGGAAAATCACCGTGCCGCTGGCCAAGAACGGGATCATTGCAGGCTGCATGCTGGTGTTCATTCCGGTGGTCGGTGAGTTCGTGATTCCGGAACTGTTGGGCGGCCCGGAGACGCTGATGATCGGTCGCGTGCTGTGGCAAGAGTTCTTCAATAACCGCGACTGGCCGGTGGCGTCTGCCCTGGCGGTGGTGATGCTGTTGATCCTGATTGTGCCGATTCTGCTGTTCAACCGCAGCCAGGCCAAAGAGATGGAGGCACGGGGATGA
- a CDS encoding ABC transporter permease subunit — protein MKRFGFSKFMLIFGLMFIYLPMLILVIYSFNASKLVTVWGGWSVKWYVGLLDNTQLMGSVLRSLEIACYTAIAAVALGTLAAFVLTRVTRFKGRTLFGGLVTAPLVMPEVITGLSLLLLFVAMAQLIGWPQERGIVTIWIAHTTFCAAYVAVVVSARLRELDLSIEEAAMDLGAKPFKVFFLITIPMIAPSLAAGGMMSFALSLDDLVLASFVSGPGSTTLPMEVFSAVRLGVKPEINAVASLILLAVSLVTFLVWYFGRKAEANRKRAIQEAMDQTANESWQQPQRAATA, from the coding sequence ATGAAACGCTTCGGTTTTTCCAAGTTCATGTTGATCTTCGGCCTGATGTTCATTTATCTGCCGATGCTGATTCTGGTGATCTACTCGTTCAACGCCTCGAAACTGGTGACGGTGTGGGGTGGCTGGTCGGTGAAGTGGTACGTCGGCCTGCTCGACAACACGCAACTGATGGGCTCGGTCCTGCGCTCGCTGGAAATCGCCTGCTACACGGCGATCGCTGCAGTGGCGTTGGGCACCCTCGCCGCCTTCGTGCTGACGCGCGTCACGCGCTTCAAGGGCCGCACGCTGTTTGGAGGTCTGGTCACCGCGCCGTTGGTAATGCCTGAGGTGATTACCGGTCTGTCGCTGTTGCTGCTGTTCGTGGCGATGGCGCAGTTGATCGGCTGGCCGCAGGAGCGTGGCATCGTCACGATCTGGATCGCCCACACCACGTTTTGTGCCGCCTATGTGGCGGTGGTAGTCTCCGCCCGCCTGCGTGAACTGGATCTGTCGATCGAAGAAGCGGCGATGGACCTGGGCGCGAAGCCGTTCAAGGTGTTTTTCCTGATCACCATTCCTATGATTGCGCCGTCACTGGCGGCGGGCGGGATGATGTCGTTTGCCTTGTCGCTGGATGATCTGGTGTTGGCGAGCTTCGTTTCCGGGCCGGGTTCGACCACCCTGCCGATGGAAGTGTTCTCGGCGGTGCGTCTGGGTGTGAAGCCTGAGATCAACGCGGTGGCCAGCCTGATTCTGCTGGCGGTGTCGCTGGTGACCTTCCTGGTCTGGTACTTCGGCCGCAAGGCCGAAGCCAACCGCAAACGTGCGATTCAGGAAGCGATGGATCAGACGGCGAACGAGTCGTGGCAACAGCCGCAACGCGCCGCCACCGCCTGA
- a CDS encoding polyamine ABC transporter substrate-binding protein encodes MKMFGRTLLTLSLMGAMVMGAQANDKVLRVYNWSDYIAPDTVKKFEDETGIRVTYDVFDSNETLEARLLAGKSGYDLVVPSNSFLAKQIKAGVYQPLDKSKLPNWKNLNPVLLKNAAASDPDNAHAFPYMWGSIGIGFNPDKVKEVLGANAPTNSWDLLFKPENAEKLKACGISFLDSPTEMLPAALHYLGYPVNDKDKAHILEAEALFMKIRPSVAYFHSSKYISDLANGNICVAVGYSGDVLQAKARAVESGNKVKIDYSIPKEGAGSFYDMVAIPRDAANVDNAYLFMDFLMRPDIIAEITNSNGYSNANSAATPLVDEAIRNDPGSYPSQAVMATLYAVPDQPIATQRIMTRGWTRVKLGK; translated from the coding sequence ATGAAAATGTTTGGCAGGACTCTGCTGACACTGTCCTTAATGGGCGCAATGGTCATGGGCGCCCAGGCCAACGACAAGGTGCTGCGTGTTTACAACTGGTCCGATTACATCGCGCCGGACACCGTCAAGAAGTTCGAAGACGAGACCGGCATCCGCGTGACCTACGACGTCTTTGACAGCAACGAAACCCTTGAGGCGCGCTTGCTGGCGGGCAAATCCGGCTACGACCTCGTCGTGCCGTCCAATAGTTTCCTGGCCAAGCAGATCAAGGCCGGCGTCTATCAGCCGCTGGACAAATCGAAGCTGCCGAACTGGAAAAATCTCAACCCGGTGCTGCTGAAAAACGCCGCCGCCAGTGACCCGGACAACGCTCACGCGTTTCCGTACATGTGGGGCTCGATCGGCATCGGTTTCAACCCGGACAAGGTCAAGGAAGTGCTCGGCGCCAATGCCCCGACCAACTCCTGGGACTTGTTGTTCAAGCCTGAGAACGCTGAAAAGCTCAAAGCCTGCGGCATCAGCTTCCTCGATTCGCCGACCGAAATGCTCCCGGCCGCCCTGCACTACCTGGGTTATCCGGTGAACGACAAGGACAAGGCGCACATCCTCGAAGCCGAAGCGCTGTTCATGAAAATCCGTCCATCCGTGGCGTACTTCCATTCCTCGAAGTACATCTCCGATCTGGCCAACGGCAACATCTGCGTGGCCGTGGGTTATTCCGGTGACGTGCTGCAGGCCAAGGCCCGCGCGGTGGAATCGGGCAACAAGGTGAAGATCGACTACAGCATTCCGAAGGAAGGTGCCGGCAGCTTCTACGACATGGTCGCCATCCCGCGCGATGCGGCGAACGTCGACAACGCGTACCTGTTCATGGACTTCCTGATGCGTCCGGACATCATCGCCGAGATCACCAACAGCAACGGCTACAGCAACGCCAACTCGGCGGCCACGCCGCTGGTGGACGAGGCGATCCGCAACGACCCGGGCTCGTACCCGTCGCAAGCGGTGATGGCGACGTTGTATGCGGTGCCGGATCAGCCGATAGCGACCCAGCGCATCATGACCCGTGGCTGGACCCGGGTAAAACTCGGCAAGTAA
- the thpR gene encoding RNA 2',3'-cyclic phosphodiesterase produces MTDEKRLFFALDCPPAQRKAIAQWRSELSLRAGKSVPADNFHLTLLFLGAVPLAQIGEVCEAAGKVHTPGEPLRISLDRLQVWHRAGVLSLAPEQAPQALLRLVYGLEQAMLPFGFEESSHEFRPHLTLARDFRAPEPESTTPPEFLLRAERFALFESHKGRYRIVQDWSLT; encoded by the coding sequence ATGACGGATGAAAAGCGGCTGTTCTTTGCCCTCGACTGCCCACCGGCGCAGCGCAAGGCGATTGCTCAGTGGCGCAGCGAGTTGAGCCTGCGAGCCGGCAAGTCAGTGCCGGCGGATAACTTTCATCTGACGTTACTGTTTCTCGGCGCAGTGCCGTTGGCGCAGATCGGCGAAGTCTGCGAAGCCGCCGGCAAAGTGCATACGCCGGGTGAGCCTTTGCGGATTTCACTGGATCGTTTGCAGGTCTGGCACCGCGCCGGGGTGTTGTCATTGGCGCCCGAGCAGGCACCGCAGGCGTTACTGCGTTTGGTCTATGGGCTGGAACAGGCCATGTTGCCATTTGGTTTTGAAGAGTCGTCGCACGAGTTTCGTCCGCATCTGACCCTGGCGCGGGACTTCCGGGCACCAGAGCCGGAGTCCACCACACCGCCTGAGTTCTTGCTGCGCGCCGAGCGTTTTGCGCTGTTCGAATCGCACAAGGGCCGCTACCGGATTGTGCAGGATTGGTCGCTGACCTGA
- a CDS encoding DUF1428 domain-containing protein, producing the protein MAYIDIFVAPVPTANREQYKKHAEIAAKIFKEYGVLSVAECWGDDVPDGKITSFPMAVKLKDGETVASGWLIWPDKATRDAGMAKMMEDPRMQPDVNPMPFDGQRMIYGGFQYLIEP; encoded by the coding sequence ATGGCTTACATCGATATTTTTGTAGCGCCGGTCCCGACTGCCAATCGCGAACAGTACAAAAAACACGCCGAAATCGCGGCAAAAATCTTCAAGGAGTACGGCGTCCTGAGTGTGGCGGAATGCTGGGGCGATGATGTCCCCGACGGCAAAATCACCTCGTTCCCGATGGCGGTAAAACTCAAGGACGGCGAAACCGTGGCGTCGGGCTGGCTGATCTGGCCGGACAAGGCCACCCGCGATGCGGGCATGGCGAAGATGATGGAGGACCCCCGCATGCAACCGGACGTCAACCCGATGCCGTTCGATGGGCAGCGGATGATCTATGGCGGCTTCCAATACCTCATCGAACCTTGA
- a CDS encoding L-lactate permease, whose translation MVWQQIYDPFGNPMISTLMAAVPVVVMLAALAFFHVKAHLAALLALASALLISIFAFGMPASMAGSAALFGAANGLLPIGWIVLNIIFLHRLTTENGSFKVLQDSLARITDDRRLQLLLIAFCFGAFFEGAAGFGTPVAVTGAILIGLGFSPLAASGLALIANTAPVAFGALGTPIITLAKVTGLDEMELSMMVGRQLPFFSVLVPFWLIWAFAGWRKMLEIWPAILVAGVSFAVPQFLVSNYHGPMLVDVIAALISMASLTLFLKVWKPATIHTSAALSGRVDNSKVDEEKVTASAAFSDQARPAVMRAWMPWIILTVFVFAWGTQGFKNLFDTRPAIDPVTQSAKLDPQGKPLREANPIFAPAITFTNLHLQIEKVPPVVAAPKAEEAVYKFTWLTSTGSGILLAAIVGGLLMGYSIPQLIKQYLRTLWVVRFSLITIAAMLALGFLTRYSGLDATMGLAFAATGIFYPMFGTLLGWLGVALTGSDTASNVLFGGLQRVTAEQLGISPVLMAAANSSGGVMGKMVDAQSIVVASTATRWYGHEGEILRYVFFHSIVLAILVGGLVTLQAYVAPFTHMVVGGH comes from the coding sequence ATGGTTTGGCAGCAGATTTACGACCCGTTCGGCAATCCGATGATCTCCACGCTCATGGCCGCTGTGCCGGTGGTCGTGATGCTGGCGGCGCTGGCGTTCTTCCACGTCAAGGCGCATCTGGCCGCCCTGTTGGCGCTGGCGTCGGCCTTGTTGATCTCGATCTTCGCCTTCGGCATGCCGGCGAGCATGGCCGGTTCGGCGGCGTTGTTTGGCGCGGCCAACGGTCTGCTGCCGATCGGCTGGATCGTCCTCAACATCATCTTTTTGCATCGCCTGACCACCGAGAACGGTTCCTTCAAAGTGCTGCAGGATTCACTGGCGCGAATCACCGATGACCGACGTTTGCAGTTGCTGCTGATCGCCTTCTGCTTCGGTGCGTTTTTCGAAGGGGCGGCCGGTTTCGGTACACCGGTGGCAGTGACCGGGGCCATTCTGATTGGTTTGGGCTTCTCACCGCTGGCGGCCTCCGGTCTGGCACTGATCGCCAACACGGCGCCAGTGGCGTTCGGCGCCCTCGGCACGCCGATCATCACCCTGGCCAAAGTCACCGGGCTGGATGAGATGGAGCTGTCGATGATGGTCGGTCGGCAGTTGCCGTTCTTCTCGGTGCTGGTGCCGTTCTGGCTGATCTGGGCCTTCGCCGGGTGGCGCAAGATGCTCGAGATCTGGCCGGCGATTCTGGTGGCCGGTGTCAGTTTCGCCGTGCCGCAATTCCTGGTATCGAACTATCACGGGCCGATGCTGGTGGATGTGATTGCTGCGCTGATTTCCATGGCCAGTCTGACGTTATTTTTGAAGGTCTGGAAACCGGCGACGATCCATACCTCGGCGGCGCTGTCCGGGCGGGTCGACAACTCCAAAGTCGACGAAGAGAAAGTCACCGCCAGCGCAGCGTTCAGCGATCAGGCGCGTCCGGCGGTGATGCGCGCGTGGATGCCGTGGATCATCCTCACCGTGTTCGTGTTCGCCTGGGGCACTCAGGGCTTCAAGAACCTGTTCGACACCCGCCCTGCGATCGATCCGGTCACGCAATCGGCCAAGCTTGATCCGCAGGGCAAACCGCTGCGCGAGGCCAACCCGATTTTCGCTCCGGCCATCACCTTCACCAATCTGCACCTGCAAATCGAAAAAGTCCCGCCGGTCGTGGCGGCGCCGAAAGCTGAAGAAGCCGTCTACAAGTTCACCTGGCTCACCTCCACCGGCAGCGGCATCCTGCTGGCGGCGATTGTCGGCGGCTTGCTGATGGGTTACTCAATCCCGCAACTGATCAAGCAGTACCTGCGCACGCTGTGGGTGGTGCGGTTTTCGCTGATCACCATTGCGGCGATGCTGGCGCTGGGGTTCCTCACGCGCTACTCGGGGCTGGACGCAACCATGGGCCTGGCGTTTGCGGCGACGGGGATTTTCTACCCGATGTTCGGCACCTTGCTCGGCTGGCTTGGCGTGGCGTTGACGGGCTCGGATACCGCCTCGAACGTGTTGTTTGGCGGCTTACAACGGGTGACGGCGGAACAGCTCGGGATCAGCCCGGTACTCATGGCCGCCGCCAATAGCTCCGGTGGGGTGATGGGCAAAATGGTCGATGCGCAGTCGATTGTGGTCGCCTCCACCGCGACCCGATGGTACGGGCATGAGGGCGAGATTCTGCGCTATGTGTTCTTCCATTCGATCGTGCTGGCGATTCTGGTCGGCGGGTTGGTGACGCTGCAGGCGTATGTCGCGCCATTTACCCACATGGTCGTCGGCGGGCACTAG